The Cynocephalus volans isolate mCynVol1 chromosome 1, mCynVol1.pri, whole genome shotgun sequence region tttagTTTACTGTAAAAGATATAGTTTATTTCTattcaggttgtttatttgttcttgtgTAAACCCTGGTAGTTCAtgtcttttaaggaatttgtCCACTTTATCTATGTTGCAGAATCTGTTCACACAAACTTGTTCGTGATATTGTCACTTTTATATTAGAATCCAAAGGGATATTACCTCTCCCATTACTGATAttggtgatttctttctttctttctttctttctttttcctgatcaGTTTGGCTAGAACTTTATCAACTTAATTGATCTTCAAGAACCaggttttggtttcattgattttctctcctgtttttctagtttccatttcatttatttctacttgaAGAAAGCCTCTGGAGCAGGTGGATCACTCGCTGCCATTTTGAGATTTCAAAGAAAACCTTCTGAATGTGCCCCAGCCACCAAGATAAATGGCGACTAAAGATGTATCTATCAATAAGGTGTTCTGGAGGGAGCCATCTCATTTATGCTCCTAACAGGGATTATGCCTCTAGGTTGACTGTGGAATCCTTCAGTGAATGCTCCTCAGACTGTGAGCTGACCTTTACCATTGGGCTTGCCCATGAAGGAATCTAGAAACCCTGCATAATGTAATTCAGTCCAATGCCACAAACATTCTTCTTGTACTTTCTGTGTGTAAGGCATAGTGTGGGTACTGTGGAAGGAGAGTGAAAACACGAAAAAGGCACATCCCCCGACCTCAAGGAGAGCTCAGGAGAGTGTGGGGACACATATGCAGATTTGTGGTGGGGGGCACAGACCAACTGGGACAAGCCCCAGCAGAGGTGTGAACCCCTGTTTAGAATGTGGAGTCACAGAGGAGAGGGAGGCGTCTGTGCAGAGTGCTCTGGCAAGCATCGGGCAGGTGTCTCCCCACTGCACAATGACATGTCTAGGGATAGCAACTTAAAGTACTGTAGATGACAGTCACATGTCTTCAAACCCCTGGAATGTTCCACGTAGGTGGGTTGTCAGTCTTATTTCAACATTTCAGAGGATTCGGACATGAAACTAGAATCCTCGTGGAAATGGAACAGACAAGCCTCAACGCCTTTGCATGGCCGCGACGCTTGTCAACAGCAACCCCGCTGCCAGGGGAGAGGTCAGTGCTGAGGTTCTTAAATCTTTCCTTGGAACCTGGGATGCCAATCCCTTTCTGGACAAGGAGGCTTTGGTAGCGTGATGATAAAACCCAAATTTTCCCTGGGAGAAATGCCAGATGTACACGCTTTAGTCaaatttactttcctttttatttttctgagtccTCAAATCCAAAAGCATTGCTTAGTAATCTGCCTGTAAGCTCACATTGCAGTACAGGCATGATTTCTCCACAAGGAAAGGTCACAATCTACTCTTGTCTGGAAACTGCACAAGTATGTATGTCAGCAAATGCTGCTcatttattattgttcttctggGTAAATCATTGGCAGTGAGTGATATTTTTTATGAATGTGGGAATACACGCCCTTTTATTGGGCAGGTTTTGTGCCTGTACTTCTTCCTCCTGCTGGGTCACACGGGCTTAGGATCCAAGCAGTGCGATTGCTCTGGGCTGCAGGTACGTGATGGCTCCTGCAATTGTGACCGGCCccctccctctgtgtgtgtgtctgctgcTGACAGGTGGCCTGGCCGAGGCAGGCAAGCTGCTGGTGATGCCCATGGATGGGAGCCACTGGTTTACCATGCGTTCGGTTGTGGAGAAGCTCATGGATAGAGGCCATGAGGTGGTCATAGTCATGCCAGGGGTGAGTTGGCACCTGGGAAAATTGTCGAATTGGACAGTAAAGATGTATTCAACTTCTTACACTCTGGAGGATTTGGATCACAAGTTCATGGTTTCTGCCAATGATCAATGGAAGACTCCAGCACAAAGAGTATTTTCTGTGCTCATGAGTTCAGCCTCCAGTTTTATGGAATTGTTTCATTCACATTGTAGGAGTTTGTTTAATGACAGGAAATTAATAGAATACTTGAAAGAGAGTTCTTTTGATGCAATTTTCCTGGATCCATTTGACATGTGTGGCTTGATTGTTGCCAAATATTTTTCACTCCCATCTGTGGTCTTCACCAGGGCAATATTTTGCTATTATCTTGAAGAAGGTGCACAGAGCCCCAGTCCTCTTTCTTATGTTCCCAGACTTTTCTCAGGGTTCTCAGATGTCATGACCTTCAAAGAGAGAGTACAGAACTACATTTTCCACTTGGAGGAGCAATTATTTTGCCCCATTCTTTTCAAAAGTGCCTTAGACATTGCCTCTGAAATTCTCCAGACACCTGTGACAGCATCTGATCTCTTCAGCCACACATCCATTTGGTTGTTACGAACTGACTTTGTTTTGGACTATCCCAGACCTGTGATGCCCAACATTTTCTTTGTTGGTGGCATCAACTGCAGTCCCTGCAAGCCACTGCCTCAGGTGAGTTATCCCTTCTTTAGCACACGAAGAATAATGTGGCTTGGCCCTTGAACAAAGAGATTCCTTACTGAGGTGAGATTTGTCATTTATAGGTGTCACAgttgttatttgtttttggtttaatgaATTATTTAGAGCCAATCCATTTGATTGTGGGCTGGCACATTTTCTAAACCTGCCCTCATTGACATGTATGTGTATACCATTGGCATAACTGTATTTCATCTTCAGGCTGCATTTTGAATActgtttttagaaaaatactgaaaaacacaTTAAGAAATGAAATCTTCCTTTTTGGTAATCCTGTGCTACCCCTGCAGGGAAAAGCTCTTAGCATTTTCCAATGTTCTgaaattttctgtgtttgttgtacCGTCTCCCacctattttatgaaaataaaatctagtgTCTGGCTGGACATATTATTCTTCCCTTGCATTTTCCTCTTGCCTGTTGATCATAGACGTGTTCATAGGCCAACACGCCACAGATGTGACTCGCTCTCTCAACAAGTGCATAGAAGTCTTATGCTGAATGCACTGTTGTTTTTTCAACCAACAAGTATTGAAACAGGCTTTTAccattttttgcttttatgacaGGAGTGTACTTACATTCTTAGTTACTTCTTCACTTTCATGTATTTCCATATTCTTGCTGTTATCTCAATGGCCAGAGTCCTCGGAATAGGATTGCTGGGATAAATGGTATGCACATATtagattttaataaatttgaCAAGTTGCTTTCAAAATATTGAGGATTCTCACAGTTTGGTCATCAGTATATGAGAGTTTTAGTTTTTCTATACCCTCCTCAGCTTCAGATGTTGGgaagcatttaaattttattttctgggcAACAAAA contains the following coding sequences:
- the LOC134372958 gene encoding UDP-glucuronosyltransferase 1A10 isoform X2, which codes for MAPAIVTGPLPLCVCLLLTGGLAEAGKLLVMPMDGSHWFTMRSVVEKLMDRGHEVVIVMPGVSWHLGKLSNWTVKMYSTSYTLEDLDHKFMVSANDQWKTPAQRVFSVLMSSASSFMELFHSHCRSLFNDRKLIEYLKESSFDAIFLDPFDMCGLIVAKYFSLPSVVFTRAIFCYYLEEGAQSPSPLSYVPRLFSGFSDVMTFKERVQNYIFHLEEQLFCPILFKSALDIASEILQTPVTASDLFSHTSIWLLRTDFVLDYPRPVMPNIFFVGGINCSPCKPLPQEFEAYVNASGEHGIVVFSLGSMVSEIPEKKAMAIADALGKIPQTVLWRYTGPRPSNLANNTILVKWLPQNDLLGHPKTRAFITHSGSHGIYEGICNGVPMVMMPLFGDQMDNAKRMETKGAGVTLNVLEMTSEDLENALKTVINDKSYKENIMHLSSLHKDRPIEPLDLAVFWIEFVMRHKGAPHLRPAAHDLTWYQYHSLDVIGFLLAVVLTVAFIAFKCCAYGCRKCFGKKGRVKKAHKSKAQ